In Sphingobacterium zeae, one genomic interval encodes:
- a CDS encoding alpha/beta hydrolase produces the protein MRKILLSIIILGTISCKTTSTIKKETTMQLTPKIKEILSHLETIQVFQGKNPLDISRKSYDAMAQQLSGAKEAVFSIEEFNIPSKNHQIPVRLYRPKGKTSNSSAIIYIHGGWFISGGYETHDAIARKLSNETEAVLLFVDYRLAPENPFPAGLNDCKDATAWLINNAKNLGIDVQKIGVIGDSAGGALATALSLEFGSQLKFQVLIYPASDNSLGTASWENYKNGPILTRAWGLQAWNWYLKSKEDKTNPLAVPVLIKDFKETPETLVILAQHDPLRDEGEKLAQNMKNSEVSVEKSLYKDMVHGFMHMGILLPETQLATKEIAEFITKSLEK, from the coding sequence ATGAGAAAAATTTTATTATCGATAATAATTCTTGGAACTATTTCATGTAAGACCACTAGCACAATCAAAAAGGAAACGACTATGCAACTCACACCGAAAATTAAAGAAATCTTAAGTCATTTAGAAACTATACAGGTATTTCAAGGCAAAAACCCTTTAGATATAAGCCGGAAAAGTTATGATGCGATGGCTCAACAATTAAGTGGAGCGAAAGAAGCTGTTTTCAGCATCGAGGAATTTAATATCCCTTCAAAAAATCATCAAATTCCTGTGAGATTATACCGCCCTAAAGGCAAAACATCAAATTCTTCTGCCATTATCTACATTCATGGAGGATGGTTTATTTCTGGTGGTTATGAAACTCATGATGCAATTGCTCGAAAATTGAGTAATGAAACGGAAGCAGTCCTCCTTTTTGTCGATTACCGTCTCGCTCCTGAAAATCCTTTTCCTGCAGGATTAAACGATTGTAAAGATGCTACAGCATGGTTAATCAATAATGCAAAAAATCTTGGAATTGATGTTCAAAAAATCGGGGTCATTGGCGACAGTGCGGGCGGAGCGTTGGCAACAGCCTTATCTCTCGAATTCGGAAGTCAATTAAAATTTCAGGTTTTAATTTATCCTGCTTCTGATAACTCATTAGGTACAGCCTCTTGGGAAAATTATAAAAATGGTCCAATCTTAACTAGAGCGTGGGGATTACAGGCCTGGAATTGGTATTTAAAATCGAAAGAAGACAAGACAAATCCTTTAGCTGTTCCAGTTTTAATCAAAGATTTCAAAGAAACTCCAGAAACTCTGGTCATTTTAGCACAACATGATCCATTAAGAGATGAGGGCGAGAAATTAGCCCAGAACATGAAAAATTCAGAAGTATCCGTTGAAAAAAGTTTATATAAAGACATGGTTCATGGCTTTATGCATATGGGAATTCTTTTGCCTGAAACACAATTAGCAACGAAAGAAATTGCTGAATTTATAACCAAAAGCTTAGAAAAATAG
- a CDS encoding winged helix-turn-helix transcriptional regulator — translation MGKRKENSTNLLNESYIMESCDLTYAICKIGGRWKLLILCKLENGKLRFSELRNQINGITERMLTLQLREMEKDGLVKRTVYAEVPPRVDYELTEIAKELVPIWAKLSKWGAKHKVLVSESPI, via the coding sequence ATGGGAAAAAGAAAAGAGAATTCGACTAATTTGTTGAATGAGAGTTATATCATGGAAAGCTGTGATCTGACTTATGCCATTTGCAAAATTGGTGGTCGTTGGAAACTGCTTATTCTTTGCAAATTAGAAAATGGGAAATTGCGTTTCAGCGAATTACGCAATCAGATTAATGGAATTACTGAACGAATGCTTACACTCCAATTACGTGAAATGGAAAAGGATGGCTTGGTAAAACGTACCGTTTATGCAGAAGTACCTCCAAGAGTGGATTATGAGTTGACAGAAATTGCCAAAGAACTGGTTCCTATATGGGCAAAATTGAGTAAATGGGGAGCAAAACATAAAGTTCTAGTAAGTGAAAGCCCCATTTAA
- a CDS encoding Dabb family protein produces MKRKDFILTLGTAGVMSFASTSLMAKEKKAKTKKVYFHYLLFWLKPDLSAEQVEEFKQFFEGLKKLPYVKNVRYGKPAASSPRAVLDNSFTYNASMEFATLEELEAYGKLPGHLALVAKYKPYFERMMVHDTVYEF; encoded by the coding sequence ATGAAAAGGAAAGATTTTATCCTTACACTAGGTACTGCTGGTGTTATGAGCTTTGCGTCCACCTCACTGATGGCAAAAGAGAAAAAAGCGAAAACAAAAAAAGTGTATTTCCACTATTTGCTTTTTTGGCTAAAACCTGACTTGTCTGCTGAACAGGTAGAAGAGTTTAAACAGTTTTTTGAAGGTCTTAAAAAGCTTCCCTATGTCAAAAATGTACGTTATGGCAAGCCTGCTGCTTCTTCACCAAGAGCGGTATTGGACAACTCGTTTACCTACAATGCGTCCATGGAATTTGCGACGCTGGAAGAACTGGAGGCTTATGGTAAACTACCGGGCCACCTCGCCCTTGTCGCTAAATACAAACCCTATTTTGAACGGATGATGGTGCACGACACGGTTTATGAATTCTAA
- a CDS encoding sensor histidine kinase, translating to MKIVNRTSLVFTFSSAIILFLFAYAVYFFSELNRKEEFVDRLRYKIIWRAEIIFDAKVQENQIRKIHEQNKKLINEAQITVFDQQNRVVFSDIGEPTYPDVRLESIKRSSFLTWEKGKELYMGLNYQFEGKPFFLIGHAYDLTGFAHMERLKNILITIYVVALFFIFFSSFLFARYILKPINYIIHQIKDVSEHNLSTRVSYSNAKDELSELIETFNNTFNRLEKSFNNQRHFVSIISHEFRTPLAAMIAELELAQQLNTNVDEYCASIDRALLDAKEATVLSTALLDFARANYDSSQVNFEEIRLDEILLEAKLVVLEKNKEYRVSISFDADAAIDEEEIWVSANAYLLKVAFANLIENACKYSADRHAQVLLSRNKTVAKVQVIDHGIGIDSKDIPHIFDLFYRVAGTPSKEGHGIGLSIVQRIIEMHQGTVSVSSTLHVGTVFSVELKLAYPKGLE from the coding sequence ATGAAGATTGTCAATAGAACCTCCTTGGTATTTACGTTCTCGTCGGCTATCATCTTGTTTCTATTCGCGTATGCGGTTTATTTCTTTTCTGAACTAAATAGAAAGGAAGAATTTGTGGACCGGCTGCGCTATAAGATCATATGGCGCGCAGAAATTATTTTTGATGCTAAAGTACAGGAAAATCAGATCAGAAAAATTCACGAACAAAACAAAAAACTAATCAACGAAGCGCAGATTACTGTTTTCGACCAGCAGAATAGGGTGGTTTTTTCGGATATAGGCGAACCGACATATCCAGATGTTAGATTAGAGTCGATCAAAAGGTCTAGTTTTTTAACTTGGGAAAAAGGTAAAGAATTGTATATGGGCTTGAACTATCAGTTTGAGGGCAAGCCTTTTTTCTTGATCGGACATGCGTACGATCTAACGGGCTTTGCACATATGGAACGGCTAAAAAATATTTTGATAACGATCTATGTTGTTGCCCTGTTTTTTATTTTTTTCTCTTCATTTCTATTTGCACGTTATATTCTTAAGCCAATCAATTACATTATACATCAGATCAAGGATGTGTCCGAACACAACTTGAGCACGCGTGTCAGCTATAGTAATGCGAAAGACGAACTCTCAGAACTTATCGAAACATTCAACAATACGTTCAATCGGTTGGAAAAATCTTTCAACAACCAGCGCCATTTTGTATCCATTATTTCACACGAGTTTAGAACACCTTTGGCAGCTATGATCGCCGAACTGGAGTTGGCGCAGCAGCTGAATACCAATGTGGATGAGTATTGTGCCTCTATTGATAGGGCATTGCTCGATGCGAAAGAGGCTACGGTACTTTCGACAGCCTTGCTGGATTTTGCCCGGGCAAACTACGATAGTTCGCAGGTAAATTTTGAAGAAATCAGACTGGACGAAATACTGCTTGAAGCGAAATTAGTCGTCTTAGAGAAAAATAAAGAATATCGGGTGAGTATCTCTTTTGATGCAGATGCAGCAATCGACGAAGAAGAAATTTGGGTTTCTGCAAATGCCTACCTCTTGAAAGTGGCCTTTGCTAATCTGATCGAGAATGCCTGTAAATATAGTGCCGATCGGCATGCCCAGGTATTGCTCTCCAGAAATAAAACCGTAGCGAAGGTGCAGGTAATAGATCATGGTATCGGAATAGACAGCAAGGATATCCCGCATATCTTTGATTTGTTTTACCGTGTGGCGGGTACGCCTTCAAAAGAGGGACATGGCATCGGTCTCTCAATTGTTCAGCGGATTATTGAGATGCATCAGGGTACCGTATCGGTTAGTTCAACTCTCCATGTAGGAACTGTGTTTTCAGTTGAACTTAAACTTGCCTATCCGAAGGGGCTTGAATAA
- a CDS encoding response regulator transcription factor encodes MVKIMVVEDNVRVASSVKKGLASQGYLVNVFGDAESAIKEAKSVDYDLLIIDIMLPRMNGIELSKQMRAAYPRIPIIMLTALGSIDEKISGFDAGADDYMVKPFEIRELFARIAVLLKRHREISEEEIQGMLTYDRISIDLRSKQVHSQGQLIKLTPKEFDLLHFFLKHKETMLSKDEIARNVWSKNFDTGTNYIDVYINYLRKKIDRDFSPKLIHTKSGHGFVLSNKE; translated from the coding sequence ATGGTGAAGATTATGGTCGTGGAAGACAATGTACGTGTTGCTTCAAGTGTGAAGAAAGGATTGGCAAGTCAGGGCTACCTGGTCAATGTTTTTGGTGATGCGGAATCAGCGATCAAAGAAGCCAAATCTGTTGACTATGATTTACTTATCATAGACATCATGTTACCAAGAATGAATGGCATAGAGCTCAGTAAACAGATGCGTGCGGCTTACCCCAGAATTCCGATCATCATGCTCACGGCATTGGGCAGTATCGATGAAAAAATATCTGGTTTTGACGCGGGAGCCGATGATTATATGGTGAAACCTTTTGAAATACGTGAACTTTTTGCACGTATCGCTGTCTTGCTCAAGCGGCACAGGGAAATCAGTGAAGAAGAGATTCAAGGTATGCTGACCTATGATCGTATCAGTATTGATCTCCGGAGTAAGCAGGTTCATAGTCAGGGACAACTTATCAAGTTGACTCCCAAAGAGTTTGATCTCCTCCACTTCTTTTTGAAGCATAAGGAAACCATGCTCAGTAAGGATGAGATAGCACGTAATGTCTGGAGCAAAAACTTTGATACTGGAACGAATTATATTGACGTATATATCAATTATTTACGTAAAAAAATAGACCGCGATTTTTCACCAAAATTGATCCATACGAAATCCGGACATGGATTTGTTTTATCCAATAAAGAATGA
- a CDS encoding ATP-binding protein gives MKNSTKITNASIESAGLPKDAKQAIAEYIWNGFDAKATAVSIAIRSNELGYIEHISISDNGEGIAPDTLDYSFGNFLDSLKKAQPKRTSYTRGKKGKGRFSFSLFATRATWHTVVAQRQGLIAYTLTINRDTKETYDSSESLPSQSEHTGTTVLLDGIFGLNAMTFESEDFKDFLAQEFGWFLYLNKEMGYNITINGNPIAYQQLIQETDETSVTIYSPQENSFVFKINYIRWKYSIGDRYYYYFLNSHKVEVTKLLSSFNNNAIEFHHSVYVESAFFDSFEMSDMTLSTEGNLFSEKEQQVVYRKLLAELRDMLERKQKKYVREKAVDIKLEELTQKNLLPHYGHADSDSDRKAKLLQLVQELYIANPRAFVGIKADLIRTYLGFLDLLLQTDRKAEILPIIEQAIPLSDKERERIGMILR, from the coding sequence ATGAAGAATAGTACAAAGATCACAAATGCAAGCATAGAGTCCGCGGGTTTACCAAAGGATGCTAAGCAAGCCATTGCTGAATATATATGGAATGGATTTGATGCTAAGGCTACAGCAGTATCCATTGCTATTAGGAGTAATGAACTTGGCTACATCGAACACATTAGCATCAGTGATAATGGAGAAGGGATAGCACCGGATACATTGGACTATTCATTTGGCAACTTTCTGGATTCACTCAAGAAAGCGCAACCCAAACGTACTTCCTATACACGGGGCAAAAAGGGAAAAGGGCGATTCTCATTTTCCCTTTTTGCCACCCGTGCCACTTGGCATACTGTGGTGGCGCAGCGTCAGGGTCTGATAGCGTACACATTAACCATAAACAGAGATACTAAAGAAACATACGATAGCTCTGAATCGCTCCCATCCCAGTCGGAGCATACAGGAACTACTGTTTTACTCGATGGAATATTTGGCCTAAATGCTATGACATTCGAGTCGGAAGATTTTAAGGATTTTCTGGCACAGGAATTTGGCTGGTTCTTGTATCTAAATAAGGAGATGGGCTACAATATCACCATAAATGGTAATCCGATCGCCTATCAGCAGCTGATTCAGGAGACTGATGAAACCTCAGTCACGATATATAGTCCCCAAGAGAATTCGTTCGTATTTAAGATTAATTATATCCGATGGAAATATTCTATTGGGGACCGTTACTATTATTATTTCCTGAACAGTCATAAAGTGGAGGTAACCAAACTGCTGAGTAGTTTTAATAATAATGCTATTGAATTTCACCATTCGGTTTATGTAGAGTCTGCTTTTTTTGACAGTTTTGAAATGTCAGATATGACGCTATCTACTGAAGGAAACTTATTCAGCGAGAAAGAACAACAAGTAGTATATCGCAAGCTCTTAGCCGAATTACGTGATATGCTGGAAAGGAAACAGAAGAAATATGTCCGCGAAAAAGCGGTGGATATCAAATTAGAAGAACTCACACAGAAGAATCTTTTACCCCACTACGGGCATGCTGATTCTGATAGCGATCGTAAGGCCAAGTTACTCCAGCTGGTGCAGGAGCTCTACATTGCTAATCCACGTGCTTTTGTCGGTATCAAAGCTGATTTAATTAGGACATACTTAGGCTTCTTGGATCTCTTGCTACAAACAGATCGTAAAGCAGAGATATTACCCATCATTGAGCAGGCAATCCCCCTATCGGATAAAGAACGGGAAAGGATAGGAATGATATTACGGTAA
- a CDS encoding alpha/beta hydrolase-fold protein — protein MFYLYPQLIAIIVVGLFTSQSIAQEKLKVNYKYLTYLPKNYHTDTSTHPLVIYLHGGSQKGNDLEKLKIYGLPYLVDQGKEFDFVMVAPQCPEGRYWSTENWFDSLYNEITSNYRIDKRRVYVTGISMGGYGTYAAALDHPEKIAAIVPLCGGVNDSDTTRICTLRDIPILTYHGTADDQISIYETERIVKSLEECNGEIIFHRLTGKGHSIQYLYETEPWIYEWLLMHRKAINNE, from the coding sequence ATGTTCTATCTTTATCCTCAACTGATCGCAATAATCGTTGTCGGTCTCTTTACATCACAGTCTATTGCCCAAGAAAAGCTAAAAGTCAATTATAAATACCTAACCTATCTCCCTAAAAATTACCATACAGATACGTCCACACATCCATTGGTTATCTATCTTCACGGAGGATCTCAAAAGGGCAATGATCTTGAAAAATTGAAGATCTATGGCTTACCGTATTTAGTAGATCAAGGAAAGGAATTTGATTTTGTAATGGTTGCACCACAATGTCCGGAGGGTAGATATTGGTCTACGGAAAATTGGTTCGACTCGCTTTACAATGAAATAACCTCAAACTACCGCATCGACAAGCGTCGCGTTTATGTGACTGGAATAAGTATGGGTGGATATGGAACCTACGCTGCAGCACTGGATCATCCCGAAAAAATTGCGGCAATTGTCCCATTGTGTGGAGGAGTAAATGATAGCGATACTACTCGCATTTGCACGCTCAGAGACATCCCCATCCTGACCTATCACGGAACGGCGGATGACCAAATCTCCATATATGAAACAGAAAGGATAGTCAAATCTCTAGAGGAGTGCAATGGTGAAATTATTTTCCACCGTCTTACAGGAAAAGGTCACAGCATCCAGTACCTCTATGAAACTGAGCCCTGGATTTATGAATGGTTGTTGATGCACCGCAAGGCGATAAATAACGAATAA
- a CDS encoding alanine racemase: MNTAFFPLTPILHPWVNHLTKEPKELFERIEQYGSPVNIHHFKPLNENIHAYQTVLNKYNVIHKIFFARKANKCLQLAQAVADAGQGVDTASFRELQQCLDAGIASEQLVLTAAVKNRQLFELALKHNVTVVLDNEDELELAQDVAAMFGKTLLINIRVGGFHVNGQRLPTRFGFAIDSVAERIEGLAEIYPHLKYNGLHFHLNGYSIDERIAAIEQSVQVIDALYDLGIHTRSLDIGGGILMNYLKSHQEWLSFHTALREAVLGNRPELTYQNDALGMVKIEDKLYGEPTVYPYFNDIHKEKLLEHILTAHSNIYGLPIHRLFTDRRLELRMEPGRSLLDQVGCTLAKVAFRKKDSEGRLLVGLEMNRTQLRSSSADFLLDPLHLPKQQVDDSDEPCYAYLVGSYCLEQELILKRQIKLQKYPEIGDLILFPNTAGYMMHFYESEAHLFELAKNVFI; this comes from the coding sequence ATGAACACAGCATTTTTTCCCTTAACACCCATTCTGCATCCTTGGGTAAATCATCTTACCAAAGAGCCGAAAGAACTTTTTGAACGAATTGAACAATACGGATCACCAGTCAATATACATCACTTTAAGCCTCTAAATGAAAATATACATGCTTACCAGACTGTACTAAATAAGTATAATGTCATTCACAAGATATTCTTCGCCCGTAAAGCAAATAAATGCCTGCAACTTGCTCAAGCCGTGGCGGATGCCGGCCAAGGTGTGGATACCGCAAGCTTTAGGGAACTGCAGCAATGCCTTGACGCAGGAATAGCCAGTGAGCAACTCGTGCTGACTGCTGCAGTCAAAAATCGACAGCTCTTTGAATTGGCATTAAAGCATAATGTCACCGTTGTACTGGATAACGAAGATGAGTTGGAATTAGCACAGGATGTTGCCGCAATGTTTGGAAAAACCTTGCTAATTAACATACGTGTAGGAGGATTTCATGTCAATGGCCAACGATTACCAACACGTTTTGGCTTTGCTATCGATAGCGTTGCAGAACGCATTGAAGGTTTGGCAGAAATCTATCCTCACCTCAAATACAACGGACTGCATTTTCATCTTAATGGCTATTCAATTGACGAACGTATCGCTGCCATTGAACAGTCAGTACAGGTGATTGATGCATTGTATGACTTAGGAATACACACGCGATCGCTCGATATTGGCGGAGGTATCCTGATGAATTATCTTAAATCGCACCAAGAATGGTTATCCTTTCATACAGCATTACGTGAAGCCGTACTCGGCAATCGACCTGAACTTACTTACCAGAATGATGCCTTAGGTATGGTCAAGATCGAGGATAAGCTTTATGGCGAACCTACTGTATATCCATATTTCAATGATATCCATAAGGAAAAATTATTAGAGCATATTCTTACAGCCCATTCCAACATCTATGGGCTCCCAATACACCGACTCTTTACAGATCGGAGGCTGGAATTACGCATGGAACCTGGCCGTTCATTGTTGGATCAAGTAGGTTGTACGTTGGCAAAGGTGGCCTTTCGCAAGAAAGATAGCGAGGGTCGTCTGCTTGTGGGGTTGGAAATGAACCGTACACAGTTGCGTAGTTCGAGTGCCGACTTTTTATTGGATCCTCTGCATCTACCCAAACAGCAAGTCGATGATTCAGATGAGCCCTGTTATGCATATCTTGTCGGGAGTTATTGTCTCGAACAAGAGTTGATTCTCAAACGACAAATTAAGCTGCAGAAATATCCGGAAATTGGAGATCTTATCCTTTTTCCCAACACAGCGGGGTACATGATGCACTTTTACGAATCGGAAGCACACCTCTTCGAACTTGCAAAGAATGTATTCATCTAG
- a CDS encoding FAD/NAD(P)-binding protein translates to MIWNTQHINPQQDLYSYYQEREQKKLQPHGDNTIAIVGGGPKGLYGLNHFVNRVRIDRATKSYKVLWFNNDELFGCGPNYSIHQPDYLLINYCIGHLNAFHDKYSQKEDQQNFMEWLSKVKCIDTDVQPTDFASRALVGYYLQWVTKETMRQLPANVQLQLIAEPVVAIAEQNSKARIETNTGSWDVASILLATGHCYNNTPLINESEVPAVSYIRSPYPVSKYDDIASDSKVGITGMGLTFIDIALALTEGRGGTFDNGEYCPSGKEPLIYSFSRTSLPILCRGPQYQEKRPLHLLNASKFKLWMQQPTKIDFEKDVLPIIEQEIQLRYYAVQFNENGLEPLQSLINAIPLQHRFTLHKLLKPNLTSEEEILRYIEENIEEAQRGEQNSPLMAAASVWSEICPSIAELYSSVGFTGNSQQQLDQYYFGAFNRVSYGPPIANMEKILALARAGIIRFVPLKKPTIRWQEVGSVFVVCDENGKATSFNTLIDARIGRPSLHQHNAALYDTLLSQGLICPHQNEAYFPGTLSMDKRGKCNTLARVPIYCYGANTEGVFFDNDSLSRTKNDTSCYWVDDTIRTL, encoded by the coding sequence ATGATTTGGAATACGCAACACATTAATCCACAACAAGACCTATATTCCTATTATCAAGAACGAGAGCAAAAAAAATTGCAGCCACACGGGGATAATACAATTGCCATTGTTGGGGGTGGGCCGAAGGGCTTGTATGGCCTCAATCATTTCGTTAACCGTGTGCGTATAGACCGAGCTACAAAATCCTATAAAGTGCTATGGTTCAACAACGATGAGCTATTTGGATGCGGCCCAAACTACAGCATACACCAACCTGATTACCTGTTAATTAATTACTGTATTGGCCATTTGAATGCTTTTCATGATAAGTATAGTCAGAAAGAAGATCAACAAAATTTTATGGAGTGGCTCAGTAAGGTGAAATGCATAGATACAGATGTCCAGCCAACTGACTTTGCTTCGAGAGCTTTGGTGGGCTATTATTTGCAGTGGGTAACTAAGGAGACGATGCGGCAGCTCCCCGCAAATGTCCAACTTCAGCTTATCGCAGAACCCGTTGTGGCAATAGCGGAACAGAATTCTAAGGCAAGGATTGAAACCAACACGGGTAGTTGGGATGTTGCAAGTATATTGCTCGCTACAGGACATTGTTACAATAACACGCCGCTAATCAATGAATCTGAGGTTCCAGCGGTAAGTTATATCAGAAGTCCGTATCCAGTGTCAAAATATGACGATATCGCTTCGGATTCCAAAGTAGGTATTACCGGCATGGGACTTACTTTCATCGACATTGCATTGGCCCTTACTGAAGGGAGGGGCGGCACCTTTGATAACGGAGAATATTGTCCTTCAGGAAAGGAACCATTGATCTATTCCTTTTCAAGAACTTCCCTGCCTATACTTTGTCGTGGTCCACAGTATCAAGAAAAACGTCCTCTACATTTATTGAACGCTTCGAAGTTTAAATTATGGATGCAACAGCCAACGAAAATTGATTTTGAGAAAGATGTCCTCCCAATAATCGAGCAGGAAATCCAACTCCGTTATTATGCTGTCCAATTCAACGAGAACGGCCTCGAACCTCTACAAAGTTTAATCAATGCGATTCCTTTACAACACCGTTTTACATTGCACAAGCTTTTAAAACCCAACTTAACGAGTGAAGAAGAAATATTGCGTTATATTGAGGAGAATATTGAGGAGGCGCAACGAGGTGAACAGAATAGCCCATTAATGGCGGCTGCTTCGGTCTGGTCTGAGATATGTCCATCTATTGCTGAATTATATTCTTCCGTAGGGTTTACCGGCAATTCGCAGCAGCAGTTGGATCAGTATTATTTCGGTGCTTTCAACCGCGTAAGCTATGGTCCACCAATTGCCAATATGGAAAAAATATTAGCCTTGGCAAGAGCGGGTATCATCCGTTTCGTGCCGTTAAAAAAGCCGACCATTCGATGGCAAGAAGTGGGGAGTGTTTTCGTCGTTTGTGACGAAAATGGGAAAGCTACATCTTTTAATACCTTAATCGATGCACGCATAGGCAGACCCTCCTTACATCAGCATAATGCTGCTTTATATGATACACTTTTGAGCCAGGGGCTAATTTGTCCCCATCAAAATGAAGCTTATTTTCCCGGTACTTTGTCCATGGACAAGCGCGGCAAGTGCAATACCTTAGCCAGGGTACCCATTTACTGCTATGGCGCGAATACCGAAGGCGTATTCTTCGACAACGACAGCTTGTCACGAACAAAAAACGATACCTCCTGTTATTGGGTAGACGATACAATCCGAACACTATAG
- the sbnA gene encoding 2,3-diaminopropionate biosynthesis protein SbnA, with translation MGLQISDVKGITTLVRGIGNTQLTSLCSLSSILGMQIYAKMEMGNPSGSVKDRSATNILVEAIRKGDINNETTIIESSSGNMGIALARLCKLLGLDSYIVVDPHINQHARKLLNAFGANIVEVNERDENQGYLGNRLKKVQELLDKVPNSYWTNQYGNPNVHIAHEGIFHEVSSQLNTAPDYMLVATSTCGTIRGIADAIEKTTASTKLIAVDAVGSILFENKPNARNIPGMGASHPSAFLQKHQIDHYTLVSDLEAVKGCQLLREREGMLIGGSSGALVAALHKLKKQIPKNSSVVLLFPDSGERYLDTIYNEEWVQQTFKEVLV, from the coding sequence ATGGGCTTACAAATAAGTGACGTAAAGGGAATAACTACCTTGGTACGGGGAATAGGAAATACGCAATTAACATCGCTATGTTCACTCAGCTCCATCTTGGGTATGCAAATCTATGCGAAGATGGAAATGGGTAATCCGAGTGGTAGTGTAAAAGATAGGTCGGCTACAAACATTTTAGTTGAAGCCATTCGAAAAGGTGATATCAATAACGAAACGACTATTATTGAATCTTCTTCTGGTAATATGGGTATTGCACTGGCGCGGCTCTGTAAGCTGCTTGGCCTCGATTCTTACATCGTTGTAGACCCCCATATTAACCAGCATGCGAGGAAACTTTTGAATGCTTTCGGCGCAAATATCGTCGAGGTAAATGAGAGAGATGAAAATCAGGGTTACCTCGGCAACCGTCTAAAAAAAGTCCAGGAGCTTTTGGACAAAGTTCCCAATAGTTATTGGACGAATCAGTATGGTAATCCAAATGTGCATATTGCGCATGAAGGTATATTTCATGAAGTAAGCAGTCAACTCAATACTGCTCCCGACTATATGCTGGTTGCCACGAGTACATGTGGTACGATCCGTGGCATTGCAGACGCGATTGAGAAAACAACCGCTTCCACCAAGTTGATTGCCGTTGACGCAGTGGGTAGCATTCTTTTTGAAAATAAGCCGAACGCTAGAAATATTCCGGGAATGGGAGCAAGCCATCCCTCTGCATTTTTGCAAAAACATCAGATCGATCATTATACATTAGTTTCAGATCTTGAAGCTGTAAAAGGTTGTCAATTATTGCGCGAACGCGAAGGTATGCTCATCGGTGGTTCTTCTGGAGCGCTAGTAGCCGCACTCCATAAATTAAAAAAACAGATCCCGAAAAACTCTTCAGTAGTGCTACTTTTCCCTGATAGTGGCGAGCGCTATCTCGATACCATATACAATGAGGAATGGGTACAGCAAACATTTAAAGAAGTATTGGTATGA